One Sphaerisporangium krabiense DNA segment encodes these proteins:
- a CDS encoding serine/threonine-protein kinase, with translation MAGRYQLEEPIGRGGMGVVWRAHDELLDRAVAVKEVRYPGDPDDDEVAELNRRTLREARAAGRLSHPNVVVVHDVIEEGGRPWIVMQLIESRSLGQVLREDGPLPVRMVAEIGLQVMEALRTAHAAGVLHRDVKPENVLLTDDGRVVLTDFGIARMETDTTMTRTGLVGTPAFIAPERLRGYPAQRESDLWSLGATLYAAVEGRPPHDKGMAMATMHAVLTDEPEPAPRAGRLGPVLLGLLEKNPERRLTADQAERLLRAIAEDRSAAPTSSMRTMPATPRPVPETSPPRRRPRQDVPPPPLPPQEGAGDDAAPAGEQDAGGLDRMRALRQAPGRSGKAAPAEAAPNAAQAPAEAPPASSKADAAGGKGVRGAGDGDAPSAGSEQAPRPAPSKPSAEPARPAKAAAGLAAGAAPQADAASEDAAPAAPEDAAPSFEEARPSPGSAPVTGAVAAPVQPVTPEVPGQGGDPAPYGAESREALRPTRVPRPGGRSVGETRPDTRRRPYGDTGTDRPAAEDAQGPATAVRSGESSAFSGLWQSAPARQDGDDGPPRRPLPVARIVLVTLPVVLIVAGVALWLGLREASESPDPSESGKNATPPVTTSSAGASPTQASSSPPPSPSASPSEKPKPSSTPKPDEIGPGDVPEGWRKHKHGGFSLALPKGWRVDGSGNGEIRFRGDAHTYLEVHHTSNPESDALKTWRRDVPGMSGNFPGYRLIAIREVKGFWKTAADWEFTFGDSRFRSRVIDRGFVTDKNNGYALLYKTQDKDWKKRKKLFEKLAATFKPGK, from the coding sequence GTGGCCGGACGCTACCAGCTTGAGGAGCCGATCGGCCGTGGCGGCATGGGCGTGGTCTGGCGCGCCCACGACGAACTTCTGGACCGGGCCGTGGCGGTGAAGGAGGTCCGCTACCCCGGAGACCCGGACGACGACGAGGTGGCCGAGCTCAACCGCCGCACCTTGCGCGAGGCCCGCGCCGCCGGCCGCCTCAGCCATCCGAACGTCGTCGTGGTGCACGACGTCATCGAGGAGGGCGGCCGTCCCTGGATCGTCATGCAGCTCATCGAGAGCCGCTCGCTCGGCCAGGTGCTGCGCGAGGACGGGCCGCTGCCGGTCCGCATGGTGGCCGAGATCGGGCTGCAGGTCATGGAGGCCCTGCGCACCGCGCACGCCGCCGGGGTGCTGCACCGCGACGTCAAGCCCGAGAACGTCCTGCTCACCGATGACGGCCGCGTGGTGCTGACCGACTTCGGCATCGCCCGCATGGAGACCGACACGACGATGACCCGCACCGGGCTCGTCGGCACGCCCGCCTTCATCGCGCCCGAGCGCCTGCGCGGGTACCCGGCCCAGCGCGAGTCGGACCTGTGGTCGCTCGGCGCCACGCTGTACGCCGCCGTCGAGGGCCGCCCGCCCCACGACAAGGGCATGGCGATGGCGACCATGCACGCCGTGCTGACCGACGAGCCCGAGCCCGCGCCGCGCGCCGGACGGCTCGGCCCCGTGCTGCTCGGGCTGCTGGAGAAGAACCCCGAGCGCCGCCTCACGGCCGACCAGGCCGAGCGCCTGCTGCGCGCCATCGCCGAGGACCGTTCCGCCGCGCCGACGTCGAGCATGCGGACGATGCCCGCCACGCCGCGGCCCGTGCCCGAGACCAGCCCGCCGCGCCGGCGTCCCCGGCAGGACGTCCCTCCGCCGCCGCTCCCCCCGCAGGAGGGCGCGGGGGACGACGCCGCGCCCGCCGGCGAGCAGGACGCGGGGGGGCTGGACCGCATGCGCGCGCTCCGTCAGGCGCCCGGCCGGTCCGGGAAGGCCGCCCCCGCCGAGGCCGCCCCCAATGCCGCACAGGCGCCCGCCGAGGCTCCCCCGGCCTCCTCGAAGGCGGACGCGGCGGGCGGAAAGGGCGTCCGCGGCGCGGGTGACGGCGATGCGCCGTCCGCCGGCTCCGAGCAGGCCCCGCGCCCCGCCCCGTCCAAGCCGTCCGCCGAACCGGCGAGGCCCGCCAAGGCCGCTGCGGGCCTGGCCGCGGGGGCCGCTCCCCAGGCCGACGCCGCCTCCGAGGACGCCGCGCCGGCCGCGCCCGAGGACGCCGCGCCGTCCTTCGAGGAGGCCCGGCCCTCCCCGGGTTCCGCGCCGGTCACCGGGGCGGTCGCCGCTCCCGTTCAGCCGGTCACGCCCGAGGTCCCCGGCCAGGGCGGGGACCCGGCCCCGTACGGCGCGGAGTCGCGGGAGGCCCTGCGGCCGACGCGCGTGCCCCGGCCCGGCGGACGGTCCGTGGGCGAGACCCGTCCCGACACGCGCAGGCGTCCGTACGGGGACACGGGCACCGACAGGCCCGCGGCCGAGGACGCCCAGGGACCGGCCACGGCCGTGCGGTCCGGGGAGTCGTCGGCGTTCTCGGGTCTCTGGCAGAGCGCCCCCGCCCGGCAGGACGGGGACGACGGCCCGCCGAGGCGTCCGCTCCCGGTGGCGCGCATCGTCCTGGTCACCCTCCCGGTCGTGCTGATCGTCGCGGGCGTCGCCCTGTGGCTCGGCCTGCGCGAGGCGTCCGAGAGCCCCGACCCGTCGGAGTCCGGCAAGAACGCCACCCCCCCGGTCACGACGTCCTCTGCGGGCGCCTCGCCCACGCAGGCCTCCTCCTCGCCGCCGCCGTCCCCGTCGGCGTCGCCGAGCGAGAAGCCCAAGCCGTCGTCCACCCCGAAGCCGGACGAGATCGGCCCGGGGGACGTCCCGGAGGGCTGGCGCAAGCACAAGCACGGCGGGTTCTCCCTCGCGCTGCCGAAGGGCTGGCGCGTGGACGGCAGCGGCAACGGCGAGATCCGCTTCCGCGGGGACGCGCACACCTACCTGGAGGTGCACCACACCTCCAACCCCGAGTCCGACGCGCTGAAGACCTGGCGGCGGGACGTGCCGGGCATGAGCGGCAACTTCCCGGGCTACAGGCTGATCGCGATCCGGGAGGTCAAGGGCTTCTGGAAGACGGCGGCCGACTGGGAGTTCACCTTCGGCGACAGCCGGTTCCGGTCGCGCGTGATCGACCGCGGCTTCGTCACCGACAAGAACAACGGCTACGCGCTGCTCTACAAGACCCAGGACAAGGACTGGAAGAAGAGGAAGAAGCTCTTCGAGAAGCTCGCCGCGACCTTCAAGCCCGGCAAGTAG
- a CDS encoding serine/threonine-protein kinase has translation MAGRYRLLEHIGRGGMGTVWLARDEILGRQIAVKELIAPPELTGPEREIFTARTFREARAAGRVSHAGVATVYDVFEENGHPWIVMQFVPSDTLGAVVRDQGPLPPDRVARIGLELLGALRAAHKAGVLHRDVKPDNVLLDKRDGRAVLTDFGIAMLDDDSPVTRTGTLIGTPAFMAPERAEGGQATRASDLWSLGVTLYVAVEGRSPFQRGNPLATLGAVMHDPPAPMRRAGALAPVLAGLLRKDPAQRLTAAEAERSLRMVAEGLQPEPTAPAAVPVPAPRRPENSGPVPVAAPVAAPQPSPVPPRRPAGGRGMAVAGLTSLILSVGLVAGGLAWVLARTQHTAQTPTVSPTVRVTVSVTPTAEPSTAEPVTRRSSGGGTTPRRYEPPSSQPSRSTPQPTEQKSGKPDKTDKPDKKDRPSPSPKPTGSNGGKKNDGEGENNTVPPADGPDSSQDDPGGAQDDPGARNGDDATTDGVQTDGHAVLQGDPATKV, from the coding sequence GTGGCAGGCAGGTACCGTCTGCTGGAGCACATCGGCCGCGGCGGTATGGGCACCGTCTGGCTGGCCCGAGACGAGATCCTCGGCCGCCAGATCGCCGTCAAGGAACTGATCGCGCCGCCGGAGCTCACCGGCCCCGAGCGCGAGATCTTCACCGCGCGCACCTTCAGGGAGGCCCGCGCGGCGGGCCGGGTGAGCCACGCGGGCGTCGCCACCGTGTACGACGTCTTCGAGGAGAACGGTCACCCGTGGATCGTCATGCAGTTCGTGCCCTCGGACACCCTGGGCGCGGTGGTCCGCGACCAGGGCCCGCTGCCGCCGGACCGCGTCGCCCGCATCGGCCTGGAGCTGCTCGGCGCGCTGCGCGCCGCCCACAAGGCCGGGGTGCTGCACCGTGACGTCAAGCCCGACAACGTCCTGCTGGACAAGCGGGACGGCCGCGCGGTGCTCACGGACTTCGGCATCGCGATGCTCGACGACGACTCCCCGGTGACGCGGACCGGCACGCTCATCGGCACGCCGGCGTTCATGGCGCCGGAGCGCGCGGAGGGCGGGCAGGCGACGCGGGCCTCCGACCTGTGGTCGCTGGGCGTCACCCTCTACGTGGCGGTGGAGGGCCGCTCGCCCTTCCAGCGCGGCAACCCCTTGGCCACGCTGGGCGCGGTCATGCACGATCCGCCCGCGCCGATGCGCCGGGCCGGCGCGCTGGCCCCGGTCCTCGCCGGGCTGCTGCGCAAGGACCCGGCGCAGAGGCTCACGGCGGCGGAGGCCGAGCGGAGCCTGCGCATGGTGGCCGAGGGCCTCCAGCCCGAGCCCACCGCGCCCGCCGCCGTGCCGGTCCCGGCCCCCCGGCGTCCGGAGAACAGCGGTCCCGTCCCCGTCGCCGCGCCCGTCGCCGCCCCGCAGCCCTCCCCCGTGCCGCCGCGGCGGCCCGCAGGAGGGCGTGGCATGGCGGTCGCGGGCCTGACCTCGCTCATCCTGTCGGTGGGCCTGGTCGCGGGCGGGCTGGCGTGGGTGCTGGCCCGCACGCAGCACACCGCCCAGACCCCCACGGTGTCCCCCACGGTGCGGGTGACGGTGTCGGTGACGCCCACCGCGGAGCCCTCCACGGCCGAGCCGGTGACCAGGCGCTCCTCCGGCGGCGGCACCACGCCGCGGCGGTACGAGCCGCCGTCCTCGCAGCCGAGCCGCTCCACCCCGCAGCCCACCGAGCAGAAGTCCGGCAAGCCCGATAAGACCGACAAGCCGGACAAGAAGGATCGGCCGAGCCCTTCCCCCAAGCCGACGGGCTCCAACGGCGGCAAGAAGAACGACGGGGAAGGCGAGAACAACACCGTGCCCCCGGCGGACGGCCCGGACTCCTCCCAGGACGACCCCGGAGGCGCCCAGGACGACCCGGGCGCCCGCAACGGCGACGACGCGACGACCGACGGCGTCCAGACCGACGGTCACGCCGTCCTGCAGGGCGACCCCGCCACGAAGGTGTGA
- a CDS encoding serine/threonine-protein kinase: MTAETQRRIAGRYRLLEQIGRGGMGVVWRAHDELLDRTVAVKEVLHHATSEQDRAAFNLRTVREARAAGRLDHPSVIVVHDVIEEDGRPWIVMQLVRSRSLGQVLREDGALPPRRVAEIGAQVLGALRAAHAAGVLHRDVKPENVLITEAGRVVLTDFGIATMPQETALTTTGSLSGTPAFLPPERLRGLPAVPESDLWSLGATLYAAVEGRPPFDRGAPVPTMAAVLNDEPDPPRRAGPLAPVLEGLLRKDPALRAPAAWAAEALGGVAAGDPAATGPAEGSRRPAATSEPVIPWAAPGPHGPAGPQGPYGPQGSHGPYGPHGAYGPHGSGAGSPRRRRVRPGVLVLVGVPLLVALGAAGWFGYGVLTDGRVTVTVSEDDRGTASALLPSPTTGEPSPTASASPSPTDPPTPLVPSPAATGLPDGWRTHADPLGFRIALPKGWRPVDREPTRVWFRPKGSQSYLLVDLTPWGEDDPLTALRTVERQALGRQRLPGYRLLALRALTMKGREAADWEFTWRMDSGVAHVQDRAFYDADGRQVAVYLHTAEKRWAAESAYFDTFATSFRPS; this comes from the coding sequence GTGACGGCGGAGACGCAGCGCCGGATCGCCGGCAGGTACCGCCTGCTGGAGCAGATCGGCCGCGGCGGCATGGGCGTGGTCTGGCGCGCCCACGACGAACTGCTGGACCGCACCGTCGCGGTGAAGGAGGTCCTGCACCACGCGACGAGCGAGCAGGACCGCGCGGCCTTCAACCTGCGGACCGTCCGCGAGGCGCGGGCGGCCGGGCGGCTGGACCACCCGTCGGTGATCGTGGTGCACGACGTCATCGAGGAGGACGGCCGTCCCTGGATCGTCATGCAGCTCGTGCGGTCGCGCTCGCTCGGCCAGGTGCTGCGCGAGGACGGGGCGCTGCCCCCGCGCCGGGTGGCCGAGATCGGCGCCCAGGTGCTCGGCGCGCTGCGGGCCGCGCACGCCGCCGGGGTGCTGCACCGCGACGTCAAGCCGGAGAACGTGCTGATCACCGAGGCGGGCCGGGTCGTGCTGACCGATTTCGGCATCGCCACGATGCCGCAGGAGACGGCGCTGACCACGACCGGGAGCCTGTCGGGCACGCCGGCGTTCCTGCCGCCGGAGCGGCTGCGGGGCCTGCCCGCGGTCCCGGAGTCCGACCTGTGGTCCCTCGGGGCGACGCTGTACGCGGCGGTGGAGGGCCGTCCGCCGTTCGACCGGGGCGCGCCCGTGCCGACGATGGCGGCGGTGCTGAACGACGAGCCCGACCCGCCGCGGCGCGCCGGGCCGCTGGCCCCGGTGCTGGAGGGCCTGCTGCGCAAGGACCCCGCCCTGCGCGCGCCCGCCGCCTGGGCCGCCGAGGCGCTGGGCGGGGTGGCCGCGGGCGATCCCGCCGCGACGGGCCCGGCCGAGGGGTCGCGGCGGCCCGCGGCGACCTCGGAGCCCGTGATCCCGTGGGCGGCGCCCGGCCCGCACGGTCCGGCCGGACCCCAGGGGCCCTACGGTCCGCAGGGTTCCCACGGCCCCTATGGCCCGCACGGCGCGTACGGCCCCCACGGGTCCGGCGCCGGTTCGCCCAGGCGCAGGCGGGTGCGGCCGGGAGTGCTGGTGCTGGTGGGCGTGCCGCTGCTGGTCGCCCTCGGCGCGGCCGGGTGGTTCGGCTACGGCGTGCTGACCGACGGGCGGGTGACCGTCACGGTCTCCGAGGACGACCGCGGGACCGCCTCGGCCTTACTGCCCTCCCCGACGACGGGGGAACCGTCGCCGACGGCCTCCGCTAGCCCGTCGCCCACGGACCCGCCCACCCCCCTGGTGCCGTCGCCCGCGGCGACCGGTCTGCCGGACGGCTGGCGCACCCATGCCGACCCGCTGGGGTTCCGCATCGCGCTGCCCAAGGGCTGGCGTCCGGTGGACCGCGAGCCGACCCGCGTCTGGTTCCGCCCGAAGGGCTCGCAGAGCTACCTCCTGGTCGATCTGACCCCCTGGGGGGAGGACGACCCGCTGACGGCGCTGCGGACGGTCGAACGGCAGGCCCTGGGCCGGCAGAGGCTGCCCGGCTACCGGCTGCTGGCGCTGCGCGCGCTCACCATGAAGGGCCGGGAGGCGGCCGACTGGGAGTTCACCTGGCGGATGGACTCGGGCGTGGCGCACGTCCAGGACCGCGCCTTCTACGACGCCGACGGCCGCCAGGTCGCGGTCTACCTGCACACGGCCGAGAAGCGATGGGCAGCAGAGTCTGCCTATTTTGACACGTTTGCGACTAGTTTCCGACCATCCTGA
- a CDS encoding chorismate mutase: MVGALLRDERPATVAAARDAIDRTDAALAVLLERRAALAGVVQRLKPVGGFAGRDPERERRIVAAMARRAPRLGERRLAPIMKAVIESGLHLAEELKETPGDNDGEHAPGPGAAAAGRRHHD; the protein is encoded by the coding sequence GTGGTCGGCGCGCTCCTGCGGGACGAGCGTCCCGCCACCGTCGCGGCGGCCCGGGACGCGATCGACAGGACGGACGCGGCGCTGGCGGTGCTCCTCGAGCGGCGGGCCGCGCTGGCGGGCGTCGTCCAGCGCCTCAAGCCGGTGGGAGGGTTCGCCGGTCGCGACCCCGAGCGGGAGCGCCGGATCGTCGCCGCGATGGCCCGGCGCGCGCCGCGCCTGGGCGAGCGGCGGCTCGCGCCGATCATGAAAGCGGTGATCGAAAGCGGCCTCCACCTCGCCGAAGAGCTCAAGGAGACGCCAGGGGACAATGACGGGGAGCACGCGCCCGGCCCGGGGGCGGCGGCCGCGGGACGCCGGCATCACGATTGA
- a CDS encoding TetR/AcrR family transcriptional regulator: MPVPKGSTLDPERTRATILEAATRVLYERGLDGIGVAELCARIGVSKETLYRHFGTKDGLVEAMLRARSERVTHWLARAAAAAGDDPRAQLAAVFDALQEWYDDPVFRGCAMLNAAAQHHVEAVRAITTRHLDRYLELFTGIAERAGASHPHLLGRQLLMLVEGATVVATHQDGTSAGEHAREAALTLLSAASGTSRRG; the protein is encoded by the coding sequence ATGCCGGTACCCAAGGGCTCGACGCTCGACCCGGAGCGCACACGCGCCACCATCCTCGAAGCGGCGACCCGAGTGCTGTACGAGCGCGGGCTCGACGGCATCGGCGTCGCCGAGCTGTGCGCCCGCATCGGCGTGTCCAAGGAGACGCTGTACCGGCACTTCGGCACCAAGGACGGACTGGTCGAGGCCATGCTCAGGGCGCGCAGCGAACGGGTGACGCACTGGCTGGCCAGGGCCGCCGCGGCCGCGGGGGACGACCCCCGCGCCCAGCTCGCCGCGGTGTTCGACGCCCTGCAGGAGTGGTACGACGACCCGGTCTTCCGCGGCTGTGCGATGCTGAACGCCGCCGCCCAGCACCATGTCGAGGCCGTCCGCGCCATCACCACGCGCCATCTCGACCGCTACCTGGAGCTCTTCACCGGCATCGCCGAGCGCGCCGGAGCGTCCCATCCACACCTGCTGGGCCGGCAGTTGCTCATGCTGGTCGAGGGCGCCACCGTCGTCGCCACACATCAGGACGGGACCAGCGCAGGCGAGCACGCACGCGAAGCCGCACTCACCTTGCTGTCCGCCGCCTCCGGGACCAGCCGTCGCGGCTAG
- the dnaE gene encoding DNA polymerase III subunit alpha produces the protein MADSFVHLHVHTEYSMLDGAARLKQMFKQVGDLGMPAIAITDHGNMHGAYDFYRQATAAEIKPIIGIEAYVAPESRFNKKPVVWGEPHQKSDDVSAGGYYTHMTIWARNATGLGNLMKLSSRAYTEGFVRKWARMDAELLAEHSDGLMATTGCPSGEVQTRLRLGQYDQALAAAARYQELFGKENYFLEIMDHGLDIERRVRDGLTRISRELAIPPLVTNDSHYTYESDSTSHDALLCIQTGKQLSDPDRFRFDGSGYYVKTADEMRAVDSSDLWAEGCRNTLLVAERVDPEGMFGFKNLMPTFPVPEGHTEESWFREEIARGMGRRFPEGVDEVHQRQIEYEMDVILQMGFPSYFLVVADFIMWAKNNGIRVGPGRGSAAGSLAAYALGITDLDPLPHGLIFERFLNPDRVSMPDVDIDFDERRRADVIRYVTEKYGADKVAMIATFGTIKAKAAIKDAARVLGYPYALGDKVSKAFPPAVMGKDIPLSGIFDNDHPRYNEAGELRKLYEEDVDVKAAVDLGRGLEGLIRQTGVHAAGVIMSAEVLTDYIPIMRRDSDGAIITQFDYPTCETLGLLKMDFLGLRNLTIIDDCLKMIEGNTDSMIDLLKLPLDDPKTYELLGRGDTLGVFQLDGGGMRSLLRLMKPDNFEDISAVGALYRPGPMGANSHTNYALRKNGQQEITPIHEEFRESLAEILGTTYGLIVYQEQVMAIAQKVAGFSLGKADLLRRAMGKKKKAELDKQFESFEKGMKDNGYSAAAIKTLWDILLPFSDYAFNKAHSAAYGLVSYWTAYLKANYPAEYMAALLTSVKDDKDKSALYLNECRRMGIKVLPPDVNDSDFDFTPRGSDIRFGLSAIRNVGGNVVDGIITARKQKSRFADFKDFLRKVPALVCNKRVIESLIKAGAFDSLGHQRKGLVMVHEQAVDAIIDIKKNEAIGQDSLFGAIDGAEDQTFDVQIPPGEWDKSTLLVFEREMLGLYVSDHPLFGVEHILSAGADCSIAALQDDQRPDGQVVTVGGILTGLQRKVTKKGDTWVLTTLEDLEGAIEVMIFPSAYQLCSTVLAEDAIVFVKGRLDKREDVAKVVAMEVTAPDLTQEAGGPLVVSLALTRCTPPVIGRLKEVLTTHRGTTEVHLQLHNGPKTTIMRLDDRLRVAPSPSLMGDLKQLLGPTCLGA, from the coding sequence ATGGCTGATTCGTTTGTGCATCTGCACGTCCACACCGAGTACTCCATGCTGGACGGAGCGGCCCGGCTGAAGCAGATGTTCAAACAGGTCGGCGATCTCGGCATGCCCGCCATCGCGATCACCGACCACGGCAACATGCACGGCGCCTACGACTTCTACAGGCAGGCGACGGCGGCCGAGATCAAGCCCATCATCGGCATCGAGGCCTACGTCGCCCCCGAGTCGCGGTTCAACAAGAAGCCCGTCGTGTGGGGCGAGCCGCACCAGAAGAGCGACGACGTCTCGGCCGGTGGCTACTACACCCACATGACCATCTGGGCGCGCAACGCCACCGGCCTCGGCAACCTGATGAAGCTCTCCTCGCGCGCCTACACCGAGGGCTTCGTCCGCAAGTGGGCCCGCATGGACGCCGAGCTGCTCGCCGAGCACTCCGACGGCCTCATGGCCACCACCGGCTGCCCCTCCGGCGAGGTCCAGACCCGGCTGCGCCTCGGCCAGTACGACCAGGCCCTCGCCGCCGCCGCCCGCTACCAGGAGCTGTTCGGCAAGGAGAACTACTTCCTGGAGATCATGGACCACGGCCTCGACATCGAGCGCCGCGTCCGCGACGGCCTCACCCGCATCTCCAGGGAACTCGCCATCCCGCCGCTGGTGACCAACGACTCGCACTACACCTACGAGTCGGACTCCACCTCCCACGACGCCCTGCTGTGCATCCAGACCGGCAAGCAGCTCTCCGACCCCGACCGCTTCCGCTTCGACGGCAGCGGCTACTACGTCAAGACCGCCGACGAGATGCGCGCGGTCGACTCCTCCGACCTGTGGGCCGAGGGCTGCCGCAACACGCTGCTCGTCGCCGAGCGCGTGGACCCCGAGGGCATGTTCGGTTTCAAGAACCTCATGCCCACCTTCCCGGTGCCCGAGGGCCACACCGAGGAGAGCTGGTTCCGCGAGGAGATCGCCCGCGGCATGGGCCGCCGCTTCCCCGAGGGCGTCGACGAGGTCCACCAGCGCCAGATCGAGTACGAGATGGACGTCATCCTCCAGATGGGGTTCCCCTCGTACTTCCTCGTGGTCGCCGACTTCATCATGTGGGCCAAGAACAACGGCATCCGCGTCGGCCCCGGCCGAGGCTCCGCGGCGGGCTCGCTGGCGGCGTACGCGCTCGGCATCACCGACCTCGACCCCCTCCCGCACGGCCTGATCTTCGAGCGGTTCCTCAACCCCGACCGCGTCTCCATGCCCGACGTCGACATCGACTTCGACGAACGTCGCCGGGCCGACGTCATCCGCTACGTCACCGAGAAGTACGGCGCCGACAAGGTCGCCATGATCGCCACCTTCGGCACCATCAAGGCGAAAGCGGCCATCAAGGACGCCGCCCGCGTCCTCGGCTACCCCTACGCCCTCGGCGACAAGGTGTCCAAGGCGTTCCCGCCCGCCGTGATGGGCAAGGACATCCCGCTCTCCGGCATCTTCGACAACGACCACCCCCGGTACAACGAGGCCGGCGAGCTGCGCAAGCTCTACGAGGAGGACGTCGACGTCAAGGCGGCCGTCGACCTCGGCAGGGGTCTGGAGGGCCTGATCCGGCAGACCGGCGTGCACGCCGCCGGCGTCATCATGTCGGCCGAGGTCCTCACCGACTACATCCCGATCATGCGCCGCGACTCCGACGGCGCGATCATCACGCAGTTCGACTACCCGACCTGCGAGACGCTCGGCCTGCTGAAGATGGACTTCCTGGGCCTGCGCAACCTCACGATCATCGACGACTGCCTGAAGATGATCGAGGGCAACACCGACAGCATGATCGACCTGCTCAAGCTGCCGCTGGACGATCCGAAGACCTACGAACTGCTCGGCCGGGGCGACACGCTCGGAGTGTTCCAGCTCGACGGCGGCGGCATGCGCTCGCTGCTGCGCCTCATGAAGCCCGACAACTTCGAGGACATCTCCGCCGTCGGCGCCCTCTACCGTCCCGGCCCCATGGGCGCCAACTCCCACACCAACTACGCGCTGCGCAAGAACGGCCAGCAGGAGATCACCCCGATCCACGAGGAGTTCCGCGAGTCGCTGGCCGAGATCCTCGGCACCACCTACGGCCTGATCGTCTACCAGGAGCAGGTCATGGCCATCGCGCAGAAGGTCGCCGGGTTCTCGCTCGGCAAAGCGGACCTGCTGCGCCGCGCGATGGGCAAGAAGAAGAAGGCCGAGCTGGACAAGCAGTTCGAGTCCTTCGAGAAGGGCATGAAGGACAACGGCTACTCGGCCGCGGCGATCAAGACGTTGTGGGACATCCTTCTCCCGTTCTCCGACTACGCCTTCAACAAGGCCCACAGCGCCGCCTACGGCCTCGTCTCGTACTGGACGGCGTACCTCAAGGCCAACTACCCGGCCGAGTACATGGCCGCCCTGCTCACCTCCGTCAAGGACGACAAGGACAAGTCGGCCCTCTACCTCAACGAGTGCCGTCGCATGGGCATCAAGGTGCTCCCCCCGGACGTCAACGACTCCGACTTCGACTTCACCCCGCGCGGCAGCGACATCCGCTTCGGCCTGTCGGCGATCCGCAACGTCGGCGGCAACGTCGTGGACGGCATCATCACCGCCCGCAAGCAGAAGAGCCGCTTCGCCGACTTCAAGGACTTCCTGCGCAAGGTGCCCGCGCTGGTCTGCAACAAGCGCGTCATCGAGTCCCTGATCAAGGCCGGCGCGTTCGACTCCCTCGGCCACCAGCGCAAGGGCCTGGTCATGGTGCACGAGCAGGCCGTCGACGCCATCATCGACATCAAGAAGAACGAGGCCATCGGGCAGGACTCCCTGTTCGGTGCCATCGACGGCGCCGAGGACCAGACCTTCGACGTGCAGATCCCGCCCGGCGAGTGGGACAAGTCCACGCTGCTGGTCTTCGAGCGCGAGATGCTCGGCCTGTACGTCTCCGACCACCCGCTGTTCGGCGTGGAGCACATCCTGTCCGCCGGGGCCGACTGCTCCATCGCCGCCCTGCAGGACGACCAGCGCCCGGACGGCCAGGTCGTCACGGTCGGCGGCATCCTCACCGGCCTCCAGCGCAAGGTCACCAAGAAGGGCGACACCTGGGTGCTCACCACCCTGGAGGACCTCGAAGGCGCCATCGAGGTGATGATCTTCCCCTCGGCCTACCAGCTCTGCTCCACCGTCCTCGCCGAGGACGCCATCGTCTTCGTCAAGGGACGCCTCGACAAGCGCGAGGACGTCGCCAAGGTCGTCGCCATGGAGGTCACCGCCCCCGACCTCACCCAGGAGGCCGGCGGCCCCCTCGTCGTCAGCCTCGCCCTCACCCGCTGCACCCCCCCGGTGATCGGCCGCCTCAAGGAGGTCCTCACCACCCACCGCGGCACCACCGAGGTCCACCTCCAGCTCCACAACGGCCCCAAGACCACGATCATGCGCCTGGACGACCGCCTCCGCGTGGCCCCCTCCCCCTCCCTCATGGGCGACCTGAAACAACTCCTGGGCCCCACCTGCCTGGGCGCCTGA